A region from the Acidiferrobacter sp. SPIII_3 genome encodes:
- the ccmA gene encoding cytochrome c biogenesis heme-transporting ATPase CcmA gives MSDPLFAVHGLSCVRGDRTLFAGLSLTLDAGEAVHVRGPNGLGKTTLLRALCGLSRPMRGEIRWRGERISDLAEDFTAEVAYVGHLNGIQGELTAAENLRLASRVFTRRGHAGQGEDEALARVGLRAQADRPARHLSQGQKRRLALARLLVLRRPLWVLDEPFTALDVASVASLSSLIGEHMAAGGLALVVSHQAFDLPGIRDFELARYCRTRR, from the coding sequence ATGAGTGACCCCCTGTTCGCTGTGCACGGACTTTCGTGCGTGCGCGGGGACCGGACGCTGTTTGCGGGATTGTCTCTCACGCTCGACGCCGGCGAGGCCGTGCATGTGCGCGGGCCCAATGGATTGGGGAAGACCACGCTATTGCGGGCGCTATGCGGGCTGTCGCGGCCGATGCGTGGGGAGATCCGCTGGCGCGGCGAGCGCATCTCGGATCTGGCCGAGGATTTCACCGCCGAGGTCGCCTACGTCGGACATTTGAATGGAATCCAGGGCGAATTGACGGCGGCGGAGAATCTCAGGCTGGCAAGCCGCGTGTTCACGCGCCGGGGCCACGCGGGGCAGGGCGAGGACGAGGCCTTGGCACGCGTCGGTTTGCGCGCGCAGGCCGATCGTCCGGCGCGCCACCTGTCGCAGGGGCAGAAGCGGCGGCTCGCGCTTGCGCGATTGCTGGTACTGCGTCGGCCGTTGTGGGTGCTCGATGAGCCGTTTACGGCCCTGGATGTGGCCTCGGTCGCGAGCCTGTCGTCTTTGATCGGAGAGCACATGGCCGCGGGTGGACTGGCACTGGTCGTGTCGCATCAGGCCTTTGATCTGCCGGGCATCCGCGATTTCGAGCTGGCGCGGTATTGCAGGACGCGGCGATGA
- a CDS encoding cytochrome c-type biogenesis protein, translating into MKRLAWMVFLWAWFAPSMAATVVHESVIHRREIAIAKKLRCTVCQAESLAVSQAGIAADMRKLIRQKLRAGQTPAQIRAYFVKRYGDYILLKPPFDPLGAILWIWPFALAAAFGGVAIAVMRRRARAPMPPSAPELGPEDQARIEALTRQE; encoded by the coding sequence ATGAAGCGCCTGGCGTGGATGGTCTTTTTGTGGGCATGGTTTGCGCCGAGCATGGCGGCGACGGTGGTGCATGAGAGCGTGATACATCGCCGCGAGATCGCGATCGCGAAGAAGCTGCGATGCACGGTCTGTCAGGCGGAGTCACTGGCGGTCTCCCAGGCCGGCATCGCCGCCGACATGCGCAAGTTGATCCGCCAGAAGCTGCGCGCCGGGCAGACGCCGGCCCAGATTCGCGCCTATTTCGTGAAGCGCTATGGCGATTACATCCTGCTGAAGCCTCCCTTTGATCCGCTCGGCGCCATTCTGTGGATATGGCCGTTCGCTTTGGCCGCAGCCTTCGGTGGGGTCGCCATCGCGGTGATGCGCCGCCGCGCGCGCGCGCCCATGCCTCCCTCGGCCCCCGAGCTGGGGCCGGAAGATCAGGCCCGTATCGAGGCCCTTACGCGTCAGGAGTAG
- a CDS encoding heme lyase CcmF/NrfE family subunit, whose amino-acid sequence MVSGVSLNLIELGHFAAYLAFFVAITQALAPVAARVFKAPGLRTLSVNGATLLFLLTTVGGLTILYSLLTNNFSVLYVASNSNTHLPTFYKIAALWGGHRGSLYLWVWIMTGYTAAVAYHGRSRYPDRLPIIMAVEGALIAGFYGLVLFLSDPFTRLFPIPPQGQNMNPLLQDPGMVIHPPLLYMGYVGFSIPFSFAVAALLTNWRSELWIGHTRRWALFAWGFLTAGIIFGAWWSYYVLGWGGYWGWDPVENASFMPWLMGTALIHSISVQERRRMLHTWNIFLIITTFALSLLGTFLVRSGVLASVHAFSAAPGQGVYLLTFMVVVLTLAFGLFLVKGGYQQAEESFISPFSRESMFIWNNVIFTVACASVLLGTLYPLFLQAATGARISVGPPYFDLVMVPIFLVMLVVMAIGPLVSWRKANVAKLRGRLVAPVLVGVAFAALVAIVWAPVYWTAPVAVGLVAFVATTIATNVARAVAQRRKQHHEGLGRAFVATVLGNRRHYGGMVVHMGILVIVIGLTGSGLFAASKLVMMAPGDVLQVAHERVRFDGTRNVRGPDYTAVQGRLTILNNGAHLLPEQRVFFGSPMQVERPSVNSTPLRDVYVDIGDEHDGKWEIHLFVNPLVNFIWTGGGIVIAGLAFSLSDYVRRRKRVTVTSGAVASHS is encoded by the coding sequence ATGGTATCAGGTGTTTCGCTAAATCTCATAGAGCTCGGTCATTTCGCGGCGTATCTCGCGTTTTTCGTCGCCATAACCCAGGCCCTTGCGCCCGTGGCCGCACGCGTGTTCAAGGCCCCGGGCCTGCGCACCCTGTCTGTCAATGGCGCGACGCTGTTGTTCCTTTTGACGACGGTCGGCGGCTTGACCATCCTCTACTCGCTTCTCACCAACAATTTTTCCGTCCTCTACGTCGCAAGTAATTCGAATACGCACCTGCCGACCTTTTATAAGATCGCGGCCTTGTGGGGCGGACACCGTGGGTCTCTCTATCTGTGGGTGTGGATCATGACCGGTTACACGGCGGCCGTCGCCTACCACGGGCGCTCGCGCTATCCCGATCGCCTACCGATTATCATGGCCGTCGAGGGCGCGCTCATCGCCGGCTTCTACGGTCTCGTGCTGTTCTTGTCCGACCCGTTCACGCGGCTCTTTCCGATCCCCCCGCAGGGTCAGAACATGAACCCGCTGCTCCAGGATCCGGGCATGGTCATCCATCCTCCATTGCTCTATATGGGCTATGTCGGGTTTTCCATACCGTTTTCGTTTGCGGTGGCGGCGCTGCTCACCAATTGGAGGAGCGAGCTCTGGATAGGACACACACGCCGCTGGGCGCTGTTTGCCTGGGGCTTTCTCACCGCCGGCATCATATTCGGGGCCTGGTGGTCGTACTATGTGCTGGGGTGGGGCGGATATTGGGGTTGGGATCCGGTCGAGAATGCCTCGTTCATGCCCTGGCTCATGGGCACCGCGCTGATTCATTCGATCTCGGTGCAGGAGCGGCGACGCATGCTCCACACCTGGAATATCTTCCTGATCATCACGACCTTCGCCTTGTCGCTGCTCGGCACCTTCCTGGTGCGCTCCGGGGTTCTGGCCTCGGTGCATGCCTTCTCGGCGGCGCCCGGGCAGGGGGTCTACCTCCTTACCTTCATGGTCGTGGTGCTGACGCTGGCGTTTGGCCTGTTTCTCGTCAAGGGCGGCTACCAGCAGGCCGAGGAGTCGTTCATTTCGCCGTTCTCGCGCGAGTCGATGTTCATCTGGAACAACGTCATTTTCACCGTGGCGTGCGCATCGGTCCTGCTCGGCACCCTGTACCCCTTGTTCCTGCAGGCCGCGACCGGGGCGCGCATCAGTGTCGGACCTCCGTATTTCGATCTCGTCATGGTGCCGATCTTCCTTGTGATGCTGGTCGTCATGGCCATAGGACCGCTCGTTTCGTGGCGTAAGGCGAATGTCGCGAAGTTGCGCGGCCGGCTCGTGGCGCCAGTACTCGTGGGCGTGGCGTTCGCGGCGCTGGTGGCGATCGTGTGGGCCCCTGTCTATTGGACCGCACCCGTGGCGGTGGGCCTCGTGGCGTTCGTGGCCACCACCATAGCCACCAATGTCGCCCGCGCCGTGGCGCAGCGTCGCAAGCAGCATCATGAGGGCCTCGGGCGGGCGTTCGTGGCGACGGTGCTCGGCAATCGCCGGCACTACGGCGGCATGGTCGTCCATATGGGTATCCTGGTGATCGTGATCGGGCTCACCGGCTCCGGGCTTTTCGCGGCGAGCAAGCTCGTCATGATGGCCCCGGGCGATGTGCTGCAGGTCGCCCATGAGCGCGTCCGTTTCGATGGCACGCGTAATGTGCGTGGTCCGGACTACACGGCGGTGCAAGGGCGTCTTACGATCCTGAACAACGGTGCGCATCTCCTTCCCGAGCAGCGCGTGTTCTTCGGGAGCCCGATGCAGGTGGAGCGTCCGAGCGTGAATTCGACGCCGCTGCGTGATGTCTATGTGGACATCGGCGATGAGCATGACGGCAAGTGGGAGATTCATCTGTTCGTCAATCCGCTCGTGAACTTCATATGGACGGGTGGCGGGATCGTGATCGCGGGCCTCGCGTTTTCGCTGAGCGATTACGTCCGCCGTCGCAAGCGGGTCACCGTTACCTCCGGAGCCGTGGCCAGCCACTCATGA
- a CDS encoding RDD family protein, whose product MNTDEAVSSPPGRTSALARRMGANSFDAFLLFALWVAAAAPIAIVFAIANELQSSALQIVLRIYLPLVGFAYFGRAWMRSGQTFGMRAWRLRLRAAHGHLSVARAVVRYVLALLWWASLIEGFALAFEGHYHMAAFALALFGAAYFWIFFDPEAQALHDRLSGTRVLFIPKSPGTGEKPHADQGQS is encoded by the coding sequence TTGAACACGGATGAGGCGGTCAGTTCCCCTCCGGGACGCACGAGCGCCCTGGCGCGACGCATGGGCGCGAATTCCTTCGACGCATTCCTGCTCTTTGCGCTGTGGGTGGCGGCGGCCGCGCCCATCGCCATCGTGTTCGCCATCGCCAATGAACTGCAAAGTTCGGCCCTCCAGATCGTGCTGCGCATCTATCTGCCGCTCGTGGGATTCGCCTATTTCGGGCGCGCATGGATGAGGTCGGGCCAGACCTTTGGAATGCGTGCCTGGCGTCTGCGTCTGCGCGCCGCGCACGGCCATTTGAGTGTCGCGCGCGCCGTGGTGCGTTACGTGCTGGCGCTTCTGTGGTGGGCCTCGCTGATCGAGGGTTTCGCACTCGCCTTCGAGGGGCATTATCACATGGCGGCCTTTGCGCTGGCGCTGTTTGGCGCCGCCTATTTCTGGATATTTTTCGATCCCGAGGCCCAGGCCCTGCACGATCGCCTGAGCGGGACACGGGTGCTGTTCATTCCGAAATCACCCGGCACGGGCGAGAAACCCCACGCAGACCAGGGTCAGTCCTAG
- the lptG gene encoding LPS export ABC transporter permease LptG: protein MGSIPLMRILYTYIARRLILSTGLVLSVFVGLFLFFDLVTTLDHIQRGGFSRLFMILLLGVPAKISMLFPMSALVGATLGLSSLAIDGELTAMRAAGVSVGRIAYAALRAALALGLVAALLGDFLGPKAASLARREQAQAAGLGAAVNAQGLWLKEGHSFVDIGEVLPDLSILRLTIYRFHHGRLAHELFAASGRYRNGRWRLRGVSETLFRRQRLIVKTSRRGYWHGIAPSLLSVFAVNPHALSLVDLFRYIRHLQRNQQATTHYQLVFWYKVLAPLTTAAMVLLAVPFVFRHGRHGGLGFRLFLAVVLGLIFYVVNRGFGDLTLLYHWPPLLGAAVPTLGLTLVCVGFLARAG, encoded by the coding sequence GTGGGGTCTATTCCGCTGATGCGCATCCTCTATACCTACATCGCGCGGCGCCTGATCCTGAGCACGGGTCTTGTGTTGAGCGTATTCGTAGGCCTGTTTCTGTTCTTCGATCTCGTGACCACCCTGGACCATATCCAGCGCGGGGGGTTTTCGCGGCTGTTCATGATTCTTCTGCTAGGGGTCCCGGCCAAGATCTCCATGCTCTTCCCGATGTCGGCGCTGGTCGGGGCTACCCTCGGGCTGTCATCGCTTGCCATAGATGGCGAACTGACCGCCATGCGCGCCGCCGGGGTGTCGGTCGGGCGCATCGCCTACGCGGCCCTGAGGGCGGCGCTCGCGCTCGGTCTCGTGGCGGCGTTGCTCGGGGATTTTCTCGGGCCCAAGGCGGCCTCGCTCGCGCGCCGGGAGCAGGCCCAGGCCGCCGGACTGGGGGCGGCTGTGAATGCCCAAGGGCTATGGTTGAAGGAAGGGCACAGTTTCGTGGATATCGGCGAGGTCCTGCCCGATCTCAGCATCCTGCGGCTTACGATCTATCGTTTTCATCACGGGCGGCTCGCGCACGAGTTGTTCGCGGCCAGTGGCCGTTACCGCAATGGCCGCTGGCGATTGCGGGGGGTTTCCGAGACCCTGTTTCGCCGGCAACGGCTGATCGTGAAGACCAGCCGACGAGGCTATTGGCACGGGATTGCGCCGAGCCTTCTGTCGGTATTCGCGGTCAATCCGCATGCCCTGTCGCTGGTCGATCTGTTTCGCTACATCCGCCACCTTCAACGCAACCAACAGGCCACCACTCATTACCAACTGGTGTTCTGGTACAAGGTGTTGGCGCCGCTTACGACCGCCGCCATGGTGCTGTTGGCGGTGCCGTTCGTCTTTCGCCACGGGCGCCATGGAGGGCTCGGGTTCCGCCTGTTTCTGGCGGTCGTGCTCGGGCTTATTTTTTACGTCGTCAACCGCGGCTTTGGTGACCTCACGCTGCTCTATCATTGGCCGCCCCTGCTCGGGGCGGCGGTGCCCACGCTAGGACTGACCCTGGTCTGCGTGGGGTTTCTCGCCCGTGCCGGGTGA
- the lptF gene encoding LPS export ABC transporter permease LptF has translation MIVHKAFYREATQTTLLVTLTFLTLYLVVSLVKLLSQAASGEFPAHIVFLLLALELLKNLAMILPLTVFIGLLLTMARWYRDSEVTVLAACGIGLTRLLRPTMVWTGVVATVVAAIAFYLAPMAALLLHKIKLENTSAYTAGIIPGRFNHTRNGRAIFYVGRVGSSGRLHDIFVSRTQFGKGGVLIAKRGYEFKNRHTGARFLVLLNGRRYQGIPGQANYRILRYRTYALRIKRRPFTPVMTGLTRDEVPTLRLLRSSNPRAIAEWQWRLAQPLSLFILAPLALVFAYTDSRKGAFAPLFAAVLAYFSYANLLSIAHALLARGQEPAWLGLWWVHAVFAALAAAFFARRAAGKGLLPWGLFR, from the coding sequence GTGATAGTCCACAAAGCCTTTTACCGCGAGGCGACGCAAACCACGTTGCTCGTGACCTTGACGTTCCTGACCCTCTATCTTGTGGTCAGTCTGGTAAAGCTCTTGAGCCAGGCGGCGAGCGGCGAGTTTCCCGCGCATATCGTGTTCCTGCTGCTGGCCCTGGAGCTCCTCAAAAACCTCGCGATGATACTGCCGTTGACGGTCTTTATCGGACTTTTGCTGACCATGGCGCGTTGGTATCGGGATAGCGAGGTGACGGTGTTGGCGGCCTGCGGGATCGGGCTTACGCGGCTCTTGCGTCCGACCATGGTGTGGACCGGTGTCGTGGCCACCGTGGTGGCGGCCATCGCATTTTATCTGGCGCCCATGGCGGCGCTCCTGCTCCACAAGATCAAGCTCGAAAACACCTCCGCTTACACGGCCGGCATCATTCCCGGGCGCTTCAATCATACGAGAAACGGGCGGGCCATCTTCTATGTCGGGCGCGTCGGGTCGAGTGGGCGCCTGCATGATATCTTCGTGAGCCGTACGCAGTTCGGCAAGGGTGGGGTGCTGATCGCCAAGCGCGGTTACGAGTTCAAGAACCGCCACACCGGCGCGCGTTTTCTCGTGCTGCTAAACGGTCGCCGTTACCAAGGAATTCCCGGCCAGGCCAATTATCGGATCCTGCGCTATCGCACTTATGCGTTGCGCATAAAGCGGCGACCATTCACGCCGGTCATGACCGGGCTCACCCGCGATGAGGTCCCGACCCTGCGCCTGCTGCGCTCATCGAATCCGCGGGCGATCGCTGAATGGCAGTGGCGTCTGGCGCAGCCCCTGTCGCTGTTCATATTGGCGCCATTGGCGCTGGTCTTTGCCTACACCGACTCCCGCAAAGGGGCCTTTGCCCCGCTGTTTGCCGCAGTCCTTGCCTATTTCTCGTATGCCAACCTGCTGAGCATCGCCCACGCCCTGTTGGCACGCGGACAGGAGCCGGCATGGCTCGGGTTGTGGTGGGTCCATGCCGTGTTCGCGGCGCTTGCGGCGGCGTTCTTCGCCCGGCGCGCCGCCGGTAAGGGGCTTTTGCCGTGGGGTCTATTCCGCTGA